In Pseudomonas campi, the sequence TCGCCCTGGAGCTTGAAGCGGTACCCGCTGCGGAGTTGTCTGCGGCGGGGTATTGAAGTCACTGAGGGAAAGTAATGAAAAACAGCAAAGGTTTTACCCTGATCGAATTGATCGTGGTCATCGTCATCCTCGGCATTCTTGCTGCGGTCGCGTTGCCGCGCTTTATTAACTCGGCCAAGGATGCCCACGAAGCAGCAGTTAAGGGCATCTCTGGTGGTCTGGCTTCGGCGGTGTTGTTGGTACGCTCGCAGTACGAGTTGAACCGCAATGGCGGTGTAAACGGTAACGGCTGCGTTGCCAGCAATACCTGCCAAATCAACGTGGGTGGCTTCGGTGACGGCACCGTCGATGTGAATGCCAATGGCTGGCCGATTGGCACCGCCCGTGCGGGTGCCCCAGCAGCTACCGTGGCTATGACCCCGGCGACCTGCAACCAGGTTTTCGACAGCATCCTGCAGGGTTCGGCCCCGACCAACGGCGTTGGCGCCGCAGCTGTCGACTATATCGCCACGGCTAACGGCACCGTTTGTACCTTCACCTACCAGCTGGATGGTGAGGACGACACGATCACCTATGACGCCAATACTGGCACTGTGACCTTCACCTTCATTTGATGTAGTCAGGAGTAGAACGATGAAAAAGCAACAGAGCGGTTTCACCCTGATCGAACTGATCATGGTTATTGTGATTCTCGGGATTCTGGCGGCGTTTGCGTTGCCCCGGTTTGCCAACCTTGGACAAGATGCCCGAATTGCGACTTTAAATGGCGCGTTGGGTTCGGTTCGGGCGGCTGCTGCGGTGGCTCATTCCGCCTCATTGGCTAAAAACCTTGCGGCTGCCGGCTCGGTCACGTTGGAAGGAACGACTATTACCATGGCCAACTTCTATCCGACAGCCGATGCTGCCGGTATTGTCGCAGCGGCCCAACTGAGCTCTGAATTCAGCACCTCTGGCGGTGGCACTGCCGCGTTGGTAATTCAAATAGCGGGTGCTCCGACGCCTGCGACCTGCTCCTTCACCTATGCCGCTGCGGCAGCTGGTGCTGCTCCAGTGATCACTGCGCCTACGGCTGCAACTACTGCTGGTTGTTAAGCCCGGGATGGCTGGGCGCGGCTTCACCCTGATCGAGCTGCTGATGGTCATGGTGATCATCGGCACGCTTGCCGTCGTAGTGGGGCCGCGTTTCTTCGATCGACAGGTGTTCGATGAGCGCCTGTACTACGAAGAAAGCCTGAGTGCCGTGCGCTATGCGCAGAAGCTGGCCCTGGCCAGTGGCTGCCAGATTCGCGCGCGGGTCGATGGCACAGGGTATGCGCTGTCCTATGCGGCAGCGTGTGGCGGGGTTGCTTCCGGCAACCCGGTCGCCAACCCTTCCGGCGGCGATTACACCGCGGGCAATCCGCAGAATGTCAGTGTTGCCCCAACGCTGAATGTCACTTTTGACTCTCTGGGTACCGCTACCGGTGCCGCGAATTTCGCCAGTTTTGCCGGTGGGGCGTTCACCCTCACCGTCAACTTGGCCACCGGCTTTATCGAGACCACGCCATGAGCCTGCCCACCCGCCAAGGTGCGCAGCGCGGCATGACCCTGGTCGAGCTGGTGATCACCATCGTCATCCTCGGCATTGCCGCTGCCGCGATGTTCTCGGCCATGGCGGCGATCACTGGGCGTTCGGCCGACCCTATGTTGCGCCAGCAGAGCCTGGCGATTGCCGAGGCCTACATGGAAGAAATCACCCTGCAGGCGTTTAGTGACCCGGATGGCCTGGCCGATTGCGGGCGTAGTTGTTTCGACGATGTTGGTGATTATCACAACCTCGCCGAGGCGCCTCACGATGCGCGTGGGAACGCCATAACCGCGTTGAGTGGCTACCAGGTGCAGGTGACGGTTACGGCGCAAGACCTCGGGCCTGCGCCGGGTGTGGCTGCCTTGCGCATCGCCGTCACAGTGAACGACCCCGCCGGGCAGCTCCTTGAGCTTGCCGGTTACCGGACGAGCTATTGATGACGTACCCGCCTGCTGGTGTAGGAGCGAGCTCTGCTCGCGAATGGTCCTGCGTCACCGCTTCGCGAGCAGAGCTCGCTCCTACAAATGCTGCGTTTGCTGCTAAGTCCTTAGCCCTTTGTCCTCGCGCCGTTCGCGGCTTCACCCTGGTCGAGCTGGTGATGGTGATCGCCCTGGCCGGGGTGGTGGCGGTGCTGATCAGCACGGTGATGTCCAACCCGCTGCAGAGCTTCGTCGATCAGAGCCGGCGTGCCGAGCTGGTCGACCTGGCCGCCGGGGCGCTCAACCGCATGGCACGCGATGTACGCCTGGCGGTGCCGAATTCGTTGGTTCACAGTGGCGACACAATCCAGATGCTGTCGATTGCTAATGCCGGGCGTTATCGGGCCAACCAGCCTGACGCGAGTGGAGCACGGCAAGACCCTCCGGCTTGCTCCGCAACAGGTCTGTGCACGATTGATGTTCTTACCCCGATTACCCCTCTGAGCACCACGACTCCACATTGGCTGATTATCTATAACACCAATACCACGGAGCTGGATGACACGGCCTCTCCATCGGTTATTTCACCTAAAGCCTTCACTTGGAGTGGGGGAAGCTTGAGCGCGACTCTTCCTGGCTTCCGCTTTAAATATGCTTCCCCACAGCACCGTTTTTATCTGGCCAATGAGGTGGTGGGCTACAGGTGCGATGGCGGTGGCCGACTCTGGCGCTCTGTGTCGCCCAACCTCGATGGTTCCGGGGCTACCGAATCGTTGCTGGTCAATTCCGTTTCTGCCTGCTCTTTCTCTTATGCCAGCGCGACCAATACCCGTAGTGGCTTGTTGACCATCCGTCTGTCGCTAACCCAGGACGACGAAACCATCACCCTCTTACAGCAGGTTCATGTCGACAATGCGCCCTGACTCTCGCCAAGCTGGCTTCGGCCTGGTCGCGGCGATGTTCGTGATCATCATCATTGCTGCGGTGATCGCCGTGATGGCGCGTCTGGCCGTGACGCAAAACGCCACCAATAGCATGGCTATCCAGCAGGCGCGGGCCTATCAGGCTGCTCGGGCCGGCTTGGAATATGGCATTGCGCGGATTCTCGCCGATGCGACCTGCGCCGATTTCACCCTGGATGGCTTTGCCGTGCTGATGAGCTGCACGTCCAGCAGCACGCCGGTGCTGGAGGAAGAGGGTAAGACCAGCGCGACGCTGTTCTATACGATCGAAGCCACGGCGACCTTCGCCACCCCCGCAAGCCCGGATTACGCCTATCG encodes:
- a CDS encoding type II secretion system protein, coding for MKNSKGFTLIELIVVIVILGILAAVALPRFINSAKDAHEAAVKGISGGLASAVLLVRSQYELNRNGGVNGNGCVASNTCQINVGGFGDGTVDVNANGWPIGTARAGAPAATVAMTPATCNQVFDSILQGSAPTNGVGAAAVDYIATANGTVCTFTYQLDGEDDTITYDANTGTVTFTFI
- a CDS encoding type II secretion system protein translates to MKKQQSGFTLIELIMVIVILGILAAFALPRFANLGQDARIATLNGALGSVRAAAAVAHSASLAKNLAAAGSVTLEGTTITMANFYPTADAAGIVAAAQLSSEFSTSGGGTAALVIQIAGAPTPATCSFTYAAAAAGAAPVITAPTAATTAGC
- a CDS encoding prepilin-type N-terminal cleavage/methylation domain-containing protein, with protein sequence MAGRGFTLIELLMVMVIIGTLAVVVGPRFFDRQVFDERLYYEESLSAVRYAQKLALASGCQIRARVDGTGYALSYAAACGGVASGNPVANPSGGDYTAGNPQNVSVAPTLNVTFDSLGTATGAANFASFAGGAFTLTVNLATGFIETTP
- a CDS encoding type IV pilus modification PilV family protein, whose translation is MSLPTRQGAQRGMTLVELVITIVILGIAAAAMFSAMAAITGRSADPMLRQQSLAIAEAYMEEITLQAFSDPDGLADCGRSCFDDVGDYHNLAEAPHDARGNAITALSGYQVQVTVTAQDLGPAPGVAALRIAVTVNDPAGQLLELAGYRTSY
- a CDS encoding type II secretion system protein, with product MMVIALAGVVAVLISTVMSNPLQSFVDQSRRAELVDLAAGALNRMARDVRLAVPNSLVHSGDTIQMLSIANAGRYRANQPDASGARQDPPACSATGLCTIDVLTPITPLSTTTPHWLIIYNTNTTELDDTASPSVISPKAFTWSGGSLSATLPGFRFKYASPQHRFYLANEVVGYRCDGGGRLWRSVSPNLDGSGATESLLVNSVSACSFSYASATNTRSGLLTIRLSLTQDDETITLLQQVHVDNAP
- a CDS encoding pilus assembly protein MshP; translation: MFVIIIIAAVIAVMARLAVTQNATNSMAIQQARAYQAARAGLEYGIARILADATCADFTLDGFAVLMSCTSSSTPVLEEEGKTSATLFYTIEATATFATPASPDYAYRKLTAVVEKP